A region of Nerophis lumbriciformis linkage group LG26, RoL_Nlum_v2.1, whole genome shotgun sequence DNA encodes the following proteins:
- the LOC133623990 gene encoding uncharacterized protein, with translation MCERTIAEYEEELCPTKEEKERQHQLLDAVFKKHQVVLHRTDIQQLIGCEEERAGRLQGRSLTLGQEDPQFPHIQQEEEPQPPHIKEENPPPLHCKEEESQPAYVKDENKEPQAPRFKEEEEEAQPPLIKEEEEPHPLHFKEEELWTTQEEADLSKFPLTVVSVKTEDHEDKPPESSHLHHRAVEPSRSNSPQHMTTEADGDHCGGSQADKLLAPLSDSDEMSDLEESHMGTRTEEKPFACSVCEKEFVVKSSLTRHMKTHTGENPFSCSVCGKGFDDKCYMRTHMRTHTKEKPFACPVCAKGFVVKYSLTQHMKTHTGENPFSCSVCAKGFVVKSSLTRHMRTHTGENHVSCSVCGKVFDDKCYMQTHMRKHTEENPFSCSVCGKRLSDKCSMQMHMRTHTGEKPFSCTVCGKKFLNRSNTQKHMRKHTGEKPFSCSVCGKRFSDRSNLRTHARRHTGEKPFSCSVCAKRFSVNSSLQRHMSVHTRVKPLSCSVCVKRFSDKCSMQRHMKSHTGE, from the exons atgtgcgaaagaacgatagcagagtacgaggaggaactttgtccaacaaaagaggagaaggagcggcaacatcaactactggacgctgttttcaagaaacatcaagttgtgttacacagaacag ACATACAGCAGTTGATTGGATGTGAAGAAGAACGTGCCGGTCGACTGCAAGGGAGGAGCTTGACTCTGGGGCAGGAGGATCCACAGTTCCCCCATATTCAACAAGAGGAGGAACCACaaccccctcacattaaagaagaGAACCCACCGCCCCTTCATTGTAAAGAGGAAGAATCACAGCCTGCATATGTTAAAGATGAAAATAAAGAACCACAGGCCCCTCGttttaaagaggaagaagaggaggctcAACCCCCACTTATTAAAGAAGAGGAAGAGCCACATCCCCTTCATTTTAAAGAAGAAGAACTGTGGACCACtcaggaggaggctgatctcagcaagtttccactgactgttgtctctgtgaagactgaagaccatgaagacaaaccacctgagtcctcacacctTCATCACAGAGCCGTGGAACCTTCAAGAAGCAACTcaccacaacacatgacaacagaagctgatggagaccactgtggaggatcacaagcagacaagctcttagctccgcTGTCAGATAGTGACGAGATGTCAGACCTTGAGGAATCACACATGGGAACGCGCACGGAAGAAAAACCCTTTGCTTGCTCGGTTTGTGAAAAAGAGTTTGTCGTAAAATCcagtttgactcgacacatgaaaacacacacaggagaaaacccGTTCAGTTGTTCGGTTTGTGGTAAAGGGTTTGATGACAAATGTTATATGCgcacacacatgagaacgcacacaaaAGAAAAACCCTTTGCCTGTCCGGTTTGTGCCAAAGGGTTTGTCGTAAAGTATAGTTTGACCCAAcatatgaaaacacacacaggagaaaacccgttcagttgttcagtttgtgcaaAGGGGTTTGTGGTTAAATCtagtttgactcgacacatgagaacacacacaggagaaaaccaTGTCAGTTGTTCGGTTTGTGGTAAAGTCTTTGATGACAAATGTTACATGCAAAcacacatgagaaaacacacagaAGAAAATCCATTCAGTTGTTCCGTTTGTGGTAAAAGACTATCTGACAAATGTAGTATGCaaatgcacatgagaacacacacaggagagaaaccttTCAGTTGTACAGTGTGTGGCAAAAAATTCCTGAACAGAAGTAATACTCAAAAACACATGAGGaaacacacgggagaaaaacctttcagctgTTCAGTGTGCGGTAAAAGATTCTCGGACAGAAGTAATTTACGAACACACGCGAgaagacacacaggagaaaaacctttcagctgTTCGGTGTGTGCCAAAAGATTCTCTGTCAACAGTAGCTTGCAGAGACACATGAGCGTGCACACCAGAGTAAAACCTCTCAGCTGTTCAGTGTGCGTTAAAAGATTCTCTGACAAATGTAGCATGCAAAGACACATGAAATCACACACAGGAGAATAA